In the Pseudonocardia cypriaca genome, one interval contains:
- a CDS encoding helix-turn-helix transcriptional regulator, whose product MSDTPARLLTLLSLLQTPREWPGSELARRLEVSLRTVRRDIDRLRDLGYPVEATMGALGGYRLVAGAAMPPLLLDDEEAVAIAVGLRTAAGQAVTGIDEAAVRALAKLEQVLPSRLRYRVSALGAATVPAPDAYATPVDPAHLTALAAAITNRERVRLRYTAADGAGSRRHVEPHRLVPAGRRWYLVAYDLDRDGWRIFRVDRIDGPQPTGARAAPRELPAPDAAAYVTDKLYSGVPVHSAVATLHAPIEQVRGRLGYAPADLEPIDEGTCRLRSHTDTLEWLAFALLRLDCEFEVHEPPELREHLRTLAGRLGRATA is encoded by the coding sequence GTGAGCGACACCCCGGCCCGCCTCCTCACCCTGCTCTCGCTCCTGCAGACGCCGCGCGAGTGGCCCGGCAGCGAGCTGGCCCGGCGGCTCGAGGTGAGCCTGCGCACGGTGCGCCGTGACATCGACCGCCTGCGCGACCTCGGCTACCCGGTCGAGGCCACCATGGGCGCCCTCGGCGGCTACCGCCTCGTCGCGGGCGCCGCGATGCCGCCGCTCCTGCTGGACGACGAGGAGGCGGTCGCCATCGCCGTGGGGCTGCGCACCGCCGCGGGCCAGGCCGTCACCGGCATCGACGAGGCCGCGGTCCGCGCGCTCGCCAAGCTGGAGCAGGTGCTGCCGTCCCGCCTGCGGTACCGGGTGAGCGCGCTCGGCGCCGCCACCGTGCCCGCGCCGGACGCATACGCCACCCCCGTCGACCCGGCGCACCTCACGGCGCTCGCCGCCGCGATCACCAACCGCGAGCGGGTGCGGCTGCGCTACACCGCGGCCGACGGGGCCGGGTCGAGGCGGCACGTCGAGCCGCACCGGCTCGTCCCAGCCGGGCGGCGCTGGTACCTCGTGGCCTACGACCTCGACCGCGACGGCTGGCGGATCTTCCGCGTCGACCGGATCGACGGTCCGCAGCCGACCGGAGCGCGGGCGGCTCCACGGGAGCTGCCCGCTCCCGACGCCGCCGCCTACGTCACCGACAAGCTGTACTCGGGCGTGCCCGTCCACTCCGCGGTCGCCACGCTGCACGCCCCCATCGAGCAGGTGCGCGGCCGGCTCGGGTACGCGCCCGCCGACCTCGAACCGATCGACGAGGGCACCTGCCGGCTGCGCAGCCACACCGACACCCTGGAATGGCTGGCGTTCGCGCTGCTGCGGCTGGACTGCGAGTTCGAGGTGCACGAGCCGCCCGAGCTGCGCGAGCACCTACGCACGCTGGCCGGACGCCTCGGGCGCGCCACCGCCTGA
- a CDS encoding substrate-binding domain-containing protein, protein MALFAWVKQELLDAISRGEFSPDEPFITQREIVERFGVSTTTAVRALNELVTDGVVVRRRGRGTFVAERGTSRLPAPSGPPAIAYVSPDRRAGVHDAELLSGLSVETAALGYQLMVAHTRSRAHEEQVLRAIAAGRAQAVVLFAHDRSTAAGVVEELRRAGVVSVLVDRYLPSLPTDAVLFDDFAVGYDVTTAMIDRGHRSMGVLWSETDVTSVRDRLAGHRRALRDRGLPELPERSALRPFSRLDPAGRQRRLRALLESGEPLTALLFGNAPTLAIAVSDLLAMDVGVPGSMELASMDQSIPDAVSPLSVVSARLPTREMGRRAARLVHERLQGSAEPARHIVLPAELQVAAPGRNTLVVSGAEGVGVRMSGGGAPEASGQRA, encoded by the coding sequence GTGGCTTTGTTCGCGTGGGTCAAGCAGGAGCTGCTCGACGCGATCAGCCGTGGCGAGTTCTCCCCGGACGAGCCGTTCATCACCCAGCGGGAGATCGTCGAACGCTTCGGGGTGTCCACGACCACCGCGGTCCGGGCGCTGAACGAGCTGGTCACCGACGGGGTGGTGGTCCGCCGCCGCGGCCGGGGAACGTTCGTGGCCGAGCGCGGCACCTCCCGCCTTCCCGCGCCGTCGGGGCCGCCTGCCATCGCCTACGTCAGCCCGGATCGCCGCGCCGGTGTGCACGACGCCGAGCTCCTCTCGGGGCTGTCGGTCGAGACCGCGGCGCTGGGCTACCAGCTCATGGTCGCCCACACCCGCAGCCGGGCCCACGAGGAGCAGGTGCTGCGCGCGATCGCGGCGGGACGGGCGCAGGCCGTCGTGCTGTTCGCGCACGACCGGTCCACCGCGGCGGGGGTGGTGGAGGAGCTGCGGCGCGCCGGAGTCGTGTCGGTGCTGGTCGACCGGTACCTCCCGAGCCTCCCCACGGACGCGGTGCTCTTCGACGACTTCGCCGTCGGCTACGACGTCACCACGGCGATGATCGACCGCGGGCACCGGTCGATGGGCGTGCTGTGGAGCGAGACCGACGTGACGAGCGTGCGGGACCGGCTCGCAGGCCACCGGCGCGCGCTGCGCGACCGCGGGCTGCCCGAGCTGCCGGAGCGGTCGGCGCTGCGCCCCTTCTCGCGCCTCGACCCGGCGGGCCGGCAGCGCAGGCTGCGTGCGCTCCTGGAGTCGGGCGAGCCGCTCACGGCGCTGCTGTTCGGCAACGCGCCCACGCTCGCGATCGCCGTGTCCGACCTGCTGGCGATGGACGTCGGCGTCCCGGGCTCGATGGAGCTGGCGAGCATGGACCAGTCCATCCCCGACGCGGTCTCCCCGCTGTCGGTGGTCTCGGCCCGGTTGCCGACCCGGGAGATGGGCAGGCGGGCGGCGCGCCTGGTGCACGAACGCCTGCAGGGCTCCGCGGAGCCGGCCCGTCACATCGTGCTGCCGGCCGAGCTGCAGGTGGCGGCGCCGGGGCGGAACACCCTGGTCGTGAGCGGCGCGGAGGGCGTCGGCGTGCGTATGTCAGGCGGTGGCGCGCCCGAGGCGTCCGGCCAGCGTGCGTAG
- a CDS encoding alpha-mannosidase, producing MHDDRVLIERRIERILRERLRPAVHGSAVPLGVEIWHAPGEPVAVAEALQAPFRPAGVGEAWGPAWGTSWFHLTGSVPAEWAGRTVEAVIDLGFAVDRPGFSAEALVHRPDGTAVKGLNPTNTWLRIAGSAQGGEPVDLYVEAAANPLVEGVGTPLGEVGTAGPDTLYHLRRVVLAVFDEPVWELVQDVEVLTELMHELSVGDPRRWNILRTLQGAFDVLDLQDVSGSAAAVRAALAPALAVPATASAHRVSAVGHAHIDSAWLWPLRETVRKVARTASNVLTLMDDDPDFVFAMSSAQQWAWMEEHRPDVWERMRKKVAEGQFVPVGGMWVESDTNMPGGEALARQFVHGKRFFLDKLGVETEEVWLPDSFGYSGALPQLVRLSGSRWFLTQKISWSHFNRFPHHTFWWEGLDGTRVFTHFPPVDTYNATLSGAEMAHLVRNFADKGLANRSLVPFGHGDGGGGPTREMLARAARLRDLEGSPRVEVEHPARFFAKAFDDYPEAPVWVGELYLETHRGTYTSQAGNKQGNRRSEHLLYEAELWAATAAVRTGHPYPYEDLDRIWKSVLLHQFHDILPRSSIAWVHRESRETYARLAAELEEIIGAAQRALAGDGRSGGEVVFNAAPHPRAGVPARGAARPTPPAPATRTVLMADPASRSAAADGGYVLDNGLVRATVDARGLLVSVVDVATGRETIAPGSPGNLLQLHPDLPAQYDAWDVDHAYRRTVTDLTEIETLEPEGDAAVRVVRRFGRSRVTQVISLPPGAGRVDLDTEVDWHEAETFLKVAFPLDLRAERSAAETQFGYVYRATDTNTSWEAAKYEICAHRYLHVGEPGFGVALVNDSTYGHDVTRDIRSDGGTTTTVRLSLLRAPRYPDPETDQGVHRMRFALVPGADLADATREGYRLNVPERRVPGDAEVQPLVLADHDGVVISAVKLADDASGDVVVRLYEAVGARAAVRLDVGFAATACTETDLLERPIGGGHTSAGGPVDLTLRPFQVVTLRFSLPGGDQQ from the coding sequence ATGCACGACGACCGCGTCCTGATCGAGCGGCGCATCGAGCGCATCCTGCGCGAGCGGCTGCGACCGGCGGTCCACGGCTCGGCCGTCCCCCTCGGCGTCGAGATCTGGCACGCGCCCGGCGAGCCGGTGGCCGTCGCCGAGGCGCTCCAGGCGCCCTTCCGCCCGGCCGGGGTGGGAGAGGCGTGGGGCCCGGCGTGGGGCACGAGCTGGTTCCACCTGACGGGGTCGGTCCCGGCCGAATGGGCCGGCCGCACCGTCGAGGCCGTGATCGACCTCGGGTTCGCCGTCGACCGCCCCGGGTTCTCCGCCGAGGCGCTCGTCCACCGCCCCGACGGCACCGCCGTCAAGGGGCTCAACCCGACCAACACCTGGCTGCGGATCGCCGGCAGCGCCCAGGGTGGGGAGCCCGTCGACCTCTACGTCGAGGCGGCGGCCAACCCGCTCGTCGAGGGCGTGGGCACGCCGCTCGGCGAGGTCGGCACGGCCGGCCCGGACACCCTGTACCACCTGCGCCGGGTCGTCCTCGCCGTGTTCGACGAGCCGGTGTGGGAGCTCGTGCAGGACGTCGAGGTGCTCACCGAGCTCATGCACGAGCTGTCGGTCGGCGACCCCCGCCGCTGGAACATCCTGCGCACCCTGCAGGGCGCCTTCGACGTCCTCGACCTCCAGGACGTCTCCGGCTCCGCGGCCGCCGTCCGCGCGGCGCTCGCGCCCGCGCTCGCCGTCCCCGCCACCGCGAGCGCCCACCGGGTGAGCGCCGTCGGGCACGCCCACATCGACTCCGCGTGGCTGTGGCCGCTGCGCGAGACCGTCCGCAAGGTGGCGCGCACCGCGTCGAACGTCCTGACCCTGATGGACGACGACCCGGACTTCGTCTTCGCGATGTCCTCGGCCCAGCAGTGGGCGTGGATGGAGGAGCACCGCCCCGACGTGTGGGAGCGGATGCGCAAGAAGGTGGCGGAGGGCCAGTTCGTGCCGGTGGGCGGCATGTGGGTGGAGTCCGACACCAACATGCCCGGCGGGGAGGCATTGGCCCGCCAGTTCGTGCACGGCAAGCGGTTCTTCCTCGACAAGCTCGGCGTGGAGACCGAGGAGGTGTGGCTGCCCGACTCCTTCGGCTACAGCGGCGCGCTCCCCCAGCTCGTGCGCCTGTCGGGTTCCCGCTGGTTCCTCACCCAGAAGATCTCGTGGAGCCACTTCAACCGCTTCCCGCACCACACGTTCTGGTGGGAGGGCCTCGACGGCACCCGCGTCTTCACCCACTTCCCGCCGGTGGACACCTACAACGCAACGCTCTCCGGCGCCGAGATGGCCCACCTCGTGCGCAACTTCGCCGACAAGGGCCTGGCCAACCGGTCACTGGTGCCGTTCGGGCACGGCGACGGCGGCGGCGGGCCCACCCGCGAGATGCTGGCGCGGGCCGCGCGGCTGCGCGACCTGGAGGGGTCGCCGCGGGTCGAGGTCGAGCACCCCGCCCGGTTCTTCGCGAAGGCCTTCGACGACTACCCGGAGGCGCCGGTCTGGGTCGGTGAGCTGTACCTGGAGACCCACCGCGGCACCTACACCAGCCAGGCCGGCAACAAGCAGGGCAACCGCCGCAGCGAGCACCTGCTGTACGAGGCCGAGCTGTGGGCGGCCACCGCCGCCGTGCGCACCGGGCACCCGTACCCGTACGAGGACCTCGACCGGATCTGGAAGTCGGTGCTGCTGCACCAGTTCCACGACATCCTGCCCAGGTCGTCGATCGCCTGGGTGCACCGCGAGAGCCGGGAGACCTACGCCCGGCTGGCCGCCGAGCTCGAGGAGATCATCGGCGCGGCGCAGCGAGCGCTCGCCGGCGACGGCAGGTCCGGCGGCGAGGTCGTGTTCAACGCGGCCCCGCACCCGCGCGCCGGGGTTCCGGCCCGCGGGGCGGCCCGGCCGACACCCCCTGCTCCGGCCACCCGCACAGTGCTGATGGCCGACCCTGCAAGCAGGTCGGCGGCCGCCGACGGCGGGTACGTCCTGGACAACGGTCTCGTCCGGGCCACCGTCGACGCGCGCGGGCTGCTCGTGTCCGTCGTCGACGTAGCGACCGGGCGGGAGACCATCGCCCCCGGCAGCCCGGGCAACCTGCTGCAGCTGCACCCGGACCTGCCCGCGCAGTACGACGCGTGGGACGTCGACCACGCCTACCGGCGCACCGTCACCGACCTGACCGAGATCGAGACCCTCGAACCGGAGGGGGACGCCGCCGTGCGGGTGGTGCGGCGGTTCGGCCGCTCCCGGGTGACGCAGGTGATCTCCCTGCCGCCGGGGGCGGGCCGCGTCGACCTCGACACCGAGGTCGACTGGCACGAGGCCGAGACGTTCCTCAAGGTGGCGTTCCCCCTCGACCTGCGCGCGGAGCGGTCGGCGGCGGAGACCCAGTTCGGCTACGTGTACCGGGCGACCGACACCAACACGAGCTGGGAGGCCGCCAAGTACGAGATCTGCGCGCACCGCTACCTGCACGTCGGCGAGCCCGGCTTCGGTGTCGCGCTGGTGAACGACTCGACGTACGGGCACGACGTCACCCGCGACATCCGGTCCGATGGCGGCACGACCACGACCGTGCGCCTGTCACTGCTGCGCGCGCCGCGGTACCCGGACCCGGAGACCGACCAGGGCGTGCACCGGATGCGCTTCGCCCTCGTCCCGGGCGCCGATCTCGCCGACGCCACGCGCGAGGGCTACCGGCTCAACGTGCCCGAGCGGCGGGTGCCGGGCGACGCCGAGGTGCAACCCCTCGTACTGGCCGACCACGACGGCGTGGTGATCTCGGCGGTGAAGCTGGCCGACGACGCGTCCGGCGATGTGGTCGTGCGCCTCTACGAGGCCGTCGGCGCGCGGGCGGCGGTGCGGCTGGACGTCGGCTTCGCCGCAACGGCGTGCACCGAGACCGACCTGCTCGAACGACCCATCGGCGGCGGGCACACGTCCGCCGGTGGCCCGGTCGATCTAACCCTGCGACCGTTCCAGGTCGTGACCCTGAGGTTCTCCCTCCCGGGCGGGGATCAGCAATGA
- a CDS encoding extracellular solute-binding protein yields MTVTFRQFGNDRVMENFLKDAKAEFEQAHAGTTIDLQPIVASNDDYSTKLQLQMRSPRTSPDLVYEDTFLINSDIEAGYLRPLDEYISAWPEWNNFVDTAKAAGRALDGKTYGIPTGTDTRGIWFNKEILARAGLPAEWQPTTWNDLLTAARAIKAAVPDVIPLSIYAGTPLGEAASMQGFEMLLYGTGDTLYDHASQKWVVGSQGFKDALQFLQTVYSEGLGATPQQVLNPNWNDTVAQELIPKGGVAIAVEGSWLSNNWLESGANPWPQWNTVMGWTAMPTKDGQAPGKVSMSGGWTWAIPQNADNPDAAWEFSRLLNDKAHQLKFAIDEVQIPVRKDVTADPTYAQANPSNEFFASLVPITTYRPAYAVYPRISNEIQVATESVITGSADVATAAGHYDNQVRTIAGDAVVAAAGS; encoded by the coding sequence GTGACGGTCACCTTCCGGCAGTTCGGCAACGACCGCGTGATGGAGAACTTCCTCAAGGACGCCAAGGCCGAGTTCGAGCAGGCGCACGCGGGCACCACGATCGACCTCCAGCCCATCGTGGCGTCCAACGACGACTACTCCACGAAGCTGCAGCTGCAGATGCGCTCCCCGCGCACGTCGCCGGACCTCGTCTACGAGGACACCTTCCTCATCAACTCCGACATCGAGGCCGGCTACCTGCGTCCCCTCGACGAGTACATCTCCGCGTGGCCGGAGTGGAACAACTTCGTCGACACCGCCAAAGCCGCCGGCCGGGCGCTCGACGGCAAGACGTACGGCATCCCGACCGGCACCGACACCCGGGGGATCTGGTTCAACAAGGAGATCCTCGCGCGCGCGGGACTGCCCGCCGAGTGGCAGCCGACCACCTGGAACGACCTCCTGACGGCGGCCCGGGCGATCAAGGCGGCCGTACCCGACGTCATCCCGCTCAGCATCTACGCGGGCACGCCGCTGGGTGAGGCGGCTTCGATGCAGGGCTTCGAGATGCTGCTCTACGGCACCGGCGACACCCTGTACGACCACGCCAGCCAGAAGTGGGTGGTCGGCAGCCAGGGGTTCAAGGACGCCCTGCAGTTCCTCCAGACCGTCTACTCCGAAGGTCTCGGCGCGACCCCGCAGCAGGTGCTGAACCCGAACTGGAACGACACCGTCGCCCAGGAGCTGATCCCCAAGGGTGGGGTCGCGATCGCCGTCGAGGGCTCGTGGCTGTCGAACAACTGGCTGGAGAGCGGCGCGAACCCCTGGCCGCAGTGGAACACCGTCATGGGCTGGACGGCCATGCCGACGAAGGACGGCCAGGCGCCGGGCAAGGTGAGCATGTCGGGCGGCTGGACGTGGGCCATCCCGCAGAACGCCGACAACCCCGACGCGGCCTGGGAGTTCAGCAGGTTGCTGAACGACAAGGCGCACCAGCTGAAGTTCGCGATCGACGAGGTGCAGATCCCGGTTCGCAAGGACGTCACGGCCGACCCGACCTACGCGCAGGCCAACCCGTCCAACGAGTTCTTCGCCTCGCTCGTGCCGATCACGACCTACCGGCCGGCGTACGCGGTGTACCCGCGCATCTCCAACGAGATCCAGGTCGCCACGGAGTCCGTGATCACGGGATCGGCCGACGTCGCGACGGCGGCCGGCCACTACGACAACCAGGTTCGGACCATCGCAGGCGACGCGGTCGTCGCGGCAGCGGGTTCATGA
- a CDS encoding carbohydrate ABC transporter permease has protein sequence MSTLTVGPGRGGTRRAPAPVALMRGLPLAPAVFLLGAFLAWPVVYCVWAAFTDMALTGASGADFVGFENFTRAFTSAEFHQSVFLTVVFTVLSAIIGQNVLGMVLALLMRSGHRVVRAVVSAIVIGAWVLPEVVAGYLWMALLGDGGSLNEMLGAVGLPPQNWLYTAPILAVSIANVWRGTAFSMLVYSAALSEVPKEIEEAATVDGAGPARRLFSVTLPMVRRSIATNLMLITLQTLSVFGLIWTMTRGGPSNQSATLPIYAYVQAFQFSDLGYGTALALVLLLIGGVFSLIYLRALRLGESMT, from the coding sequence ATGAGCACCCTCACGGTCGGCCCGGGGCGCGGCGGCACCCGCCGCGCCCCGGCGCCCGTTGCTCTGATGCGCGGCCTGCCACTGGCACCCGCCGTCTTCCTGCTCGGGGCGTTCCTCGCCTGGCCGGTCGTGTACTGCGTGTGGGCGGCGTTCACCGACATGGCCCTGACCGGCGCGTCCGGGGCGGACTTCGTCGGGTTCGAGAACTTCACGCGGGCGTTCACGAGCGCCGAGTTCCACCAGTCCGTGTTCCTCACCGTGGTCTTCACGGTGCTGTCCGCGATCATCGGCCAGAACGTGCTCGGGATGGTGCTCGCCCTGCTGATGCGTTCCGGGCACCGGGTGGTGCGCGCGGTCGTCAGCGCGATCGTGATCGGGGCGTGGGTGCTGCCCGAGGTGGTGGCCGGCTACCTGTGGATGGCTCTGCTCGGCGACGGCGGCTCGCTCAACGAGATGCTCGGCGCCGTGGGCCTACCGCCGCAGAACTGGCTCTACACCGCGCCGATCCTGGCCGTCTCGATCGCCAACGTCTGGCGCGGCACCGCGTTCTCGATGCTCGTGTACTCCGCCGCGCTGTCGGAGGTGCCGAAGGAGATCGAGGAGGCCGCCACCGTCGACGGGGCGGGCCCCGCGCGCAGGCTCTTCTCGGTGACGCTGCCGATGGTGCGCCGGTCGATCGCGACCAACCTCATGCTCATCACGCTGCAGACGCTCTCGGTGTTCGGCCTGATCTGGACGATGACCCGCGGCGGTCCCAGCAACCAGAGCGCCACCCTGCCGATCTACGCCTACGTGCAGGCCTTCCAGTTCTCCGACCTCGGCTACGGCACCGCGCTGGCGCTGGTCCTGCTGCTCATCGGCGGGGTCTTCTCGCTGATCTACCTGCGTGCCCTGCGACTCGGGGAGAGCATGACATGA
- a CDS encoding carbohydrate ABC transporter permease → MTTESPAVPAPPAAPALAGARRAARGRRSSHVVGKGVVNLVLLLIAACFVVPLLWVVLAAFDESAGLSVSWPQPWSLGNFEAVLNTDTTYRPMLNGFILCGGATIITIAASVLAAYPLSRYQSRYKRPFMLTILFTTGLPITAIMVPVYGMFVQVDLIDTYLGTILFMATTSLPISIWLTKNFMDAVPIELEEAAWTDGASPMQALRRIVLPLMWPGMSVVAIYTFIHLWGNFFVPFILLLSNDNLPASVSIFTFFSQYGQVVYGQLAAYSVIYSLPALLLYLVLSRRLGGAFAFGGAVKG, encoded by the coding sequence ATGACGACCGAATCGCCCGCGGTACCCGCTCCCCCTGCGGCGCCGGCCCTCGCCGGCGCTCGCCGGGCCGCACGCGGCCGCCGCTCGTCCCACGTGGTCGGCAAGGGCGTCGTCAACCTCGTCCTGCTGCTGATCGCGGCCTGCTTCGTGGTGCCCCTGCTGTGGGTCGTACTGGCCGCGTTCGACGAGTCGGCGGGCCTGTCGGTGTCCTGGCCGCAGCCGTGGTCGCTCGGCAACTTCGAGGCCGTGCTCAACACCGACACGACCTACCGGCCGATGCTCAACGGGTTCATCCTCTGCGGCGGCGCCACGATCATCACGATCGCCGCCTCGGTGCTGGCGGCGTACCCGCTCTCGCGCTACCAGAGCCGGTACAAGCGACCGTTCATGCTCACGATCCTCTTCACGACCGGTCTCCCGATCACCGCGATCATGGTGCCGGTGTACGGCATGTTCGTGCAGGTCGATCTCATCGACACCTACCTGGGCACGATCCTGTTCATGGCGACCACCTCGCTGCCGATCTCGATCTGGCTCACGAAGAACTTCATGGACGCCGTGCCGATCGAGCTCGAGGAGGCCGCCTGGACCGACGGCGCCTCCCCGATGCAGGCGCTGCGCAGGATCGTGCTGCCGCTGATGTGGCCGGGGATGTCGGTGGTGGCGATCTACACCTTCATCCACCTGTGGGGGAACTTCTTCGTCCCCTTCATCCTGCTGCTGTCCAACGACAACCTGCCGGCGTCGGTCAGCATCTTCACGTTCTTCAGCCAGTACGGCCAGGTGGTCTACGGCCAGCTCGCGGCGTACTCGGTGATCTACTCGCTACCCGCGCTGCTGCTGTACCTCGTGCTGTCGCGCCGCCTGGGCGGCGCCTTCGCGTTCGGCGGAGCGGTGAAGGGCTGA
- a CDS encoding LysR family transcriptional regulator — protein MDPRRLITFRAVVRAGSISAGARELGWTQPAVSQQLAGLEREAGTPLLVRGPTGVVPTEAGAAVLRHADAVDAALRSAREEIDELVGLRRGTVRMAAFPSAAAVVVPAVAAELRERGTGVQLRVEEAEPPEAAALVRSNAVHLALAFRYPGQGDEPDLAWLPLTEDPVRIVLPAAHPGVENLADLRDEAWAAGCERCRANLLAACAAAGFTPDIRHVTDDYVAVQALVARGLAVSLLPEMALRATTFDGVRAHPDPALAPRTVGVLHRPGVERVPAVGAVLAALAGGPSGAPGPGKPRSGPAKP, from the coding sequence ATGGACCCGAGGCGGCTGATCACCTTCCGCGCGGTCGTGCGCGCCGGCTCGATCAGCGCGGGCGCGCGGGAGCTGGGCTGGACGCAACCCGCGGTGAGCCAGCAGCTCGCCGGGCTGGAGCGCGAGGCGGGTACACCGCTGCTGGTTCGCGGCCCGACCGGCGTCGTTCCGACCGAGGCGGGGGCGGCGGTACTCCGCCACGCCGACGCCGTCGACGCCGCGCTGCGCTCCGCCCGCGAGGAGATCGACGAGCTGGTCGGGCTGCGCCGGGGGACCGTGCGGATGGCGGCGTTCCCCTCAGCAGCGGCGGTCGTCGTCCCAGCGGTCGCCGCTGAGCTGCGCGAACGCGGAACCGGCGTGCAGCTGCGGGTGGAGGAGGCCGAGCCGCCGGAGGCCGCCGCTCTCGTGCGGTCCAACGCGGTGCACCTCGCACTGGCGTTCCGCTACCCGGGGCAGGGGGACGAGCCGGACCTCGCCTGGCTGCCGCTCACCGAGGACCCGGTACGGATCGTGCTCCCGGCCGCGCACCCCGGCGTCGAGAACCTCGCCGACCTGCGCGACGAGGCGTGGGCAGCGGGGTGCGAGCGCTGCCGCGCCAACCTCCTCGCCGCGTGCGCGGCAGCCGGCTTCACCCCGGACATCCGGCACGTCACCGACGACTACGTCGCCGTGCAGGCGCTCGTCGCCCGCGGGCTCGCGGTGTCGTTGCTGCCGGAGATGGCGCTGCGCGCCACCACCTTCGACGGCGTGCGCGCCCACCCCGACCCCGCGCTCGCCCCGCGAACGGTCGGCGTGCTCCACCGCCCCGGGGTCGAACGGGTGCCGGCGGTCGGGGCGGTGCTGGCTGCGCTGGCCGGAGGCCCTTCCGGCGCGCCAGGTCCAGGAAAGCCACGTTCAGGGCCTGCAAAGCCCTGA
- a CDS encoding aspartate/glutamate racemase family protein: MKRIGVIGGMSWYSTAEYYRVINERVQERLGGHHSADLLVHSLDFAEIRQCQIDGDWERAGKIMGASAAGLVGAGAEVVVLATNLMHKAAGAIEEAIAALPVTAPFLHIADAVGQEAVRLGARRIGLLGAGAVLAERFYAERLARHGVEALVPGAQTRARLDEIIFGELTVGEVRPESQADLRAAVEALAEDGAEAVALACTELELAITTAEVPLIATARTHARAAADAALAT; encoded by the coding sequence ATGAAGCGGATCGGTGTCATCGGCGGGATGAGCTGGTACTCGACGGCGGAGTACTACCGGGTGATCAACGAGCGGGTGCAGGAGCGGCTGGGCGGGCACCACAGCGCCGACCTGCTGGTGCACTCCCTCGACTTCGCCGAGATCAGGCAGTGCCAGATCGACGGCGACTGGGAGCGGGCCGGGAAGATCATGGGAGCGAGCGCCGCCGGCCTCGTCGGTGCCGGGGCCGAGGTGGTCGTGCTCGCGACGAACCTCATGCACAAGGCGGCGGGAGCGATCGAGGAGGCGATCGCAGCCTTGCCTGTCACAGCGCCGTTCCTGCACATCGCGGACGCGGTGGGCCAGGAGGCGGTGCGGCTGGGCGCGCGGCGGATCGGCCTGCTCGGCGCCGGCGCGGTCCTGGCAGAACGCTTCTACGCCGAGCGGCTGGCCCGGCACGGTGTCGAGGCACTGGTGCCAGGGGCGCAGACCCGCGCCCGGCTCGACGAGATCATCTTCGGGGAGCTGACGGTGGGCGAGGTCCGCCCGGAGTCCCAGGCCGACCTGCGAGCGGCCGTCGAGGCGCTCGCCGAGGACGGCGCCGAGGCGGTGGCGCTGGCCTGCACGGAGCTGGAACTGGCGATCACGACGGCGGAGGTCCCGCTGATCGCGACGGCCCGCACCCACGCGCGGGCCGCGGCCGATGCGGCACTGGCGACGTGA
- a CDS encoding metal-sulfur cluster assembly factor — protein sequence MSETDEVVRGAAGMPEPPAPPSGEVSIDDLEEAMKDVVDPELGINVVDLGLVYGIQAENGVATIDMTLTSAACPLTDVIEEQARGALIGPGLVDDIKINWVWMPPWGPDKITDEGREQLRALGFRV from the coding sequence ATGAGTGAGACGGACGAGGTCGTGCGCGGCGCGGCCGGGATGCCCGAACCGCCGGCACCGCCTTCCGGTGAGGTCTCGATCGACGACCTCGAGGAGGCCATGAAGGACGTGGTCGACCCCGAGCTGGGCATCAACGTCGTCGACCTCGGCCTCGTGTACGGCATCCAGGCGGAGAACGGCGTCGCCACCATCGACATGACGCTCACGTCCGCGGCCTGCCCGCTGACCGACGTCATCGAGGAGCAGGCCAGGGGTGCCCTCATCGGGCCGGGCCTGGTGGACGACATCAAGATCAACTGGGTCTGGATGCCGCCATGGGGCCCCGACAAGATCACGGACGAGGGCCGGGAGCAGCTCCGCGCCCTCGGCTTCCGCGTCTGA
- the sufU gene encoding Fe-S cluster assembly sulfur transfer protein SufU — protein MQLEQMYQEIILDHYRSPHGAGLREPFDAESFQINPTCGDEITLRVKLDGEKVTDVSYETLGCSISQASASVLTDLVVGRSVAESREVLAAFQEMAQGRGQVEPDEDVLGDGVAFAGVARYPARVKCALLGWMAFKDAVARAETGPQNGAAGTVEPEEAHT, from the coding sequence ATGCAGCTGGAGCAGATGTACCAGGAGATCATCCTGGACCACTACCGGTCGCCGCACGGCGCCGGCCTGCGCGAACCGTTCGACGCCGAGTCCTTCCAGATCAATCCGACCTGCGGCGACGAGATCACGCTCCGGGTCAAGCTGGACGGCGAGAAGGTCACCGACGTCTCCTACGAGACCCTCGGCTGCTCGATCAGCCAGGCCTCGGCATCGGTGCTGACCGACCTCGTGGTCGGCCGGTCGGTCGCGGAGTCGCGCGAGGTCCTCGCCGCGTTCCAGGAGATGGCGCAGGGCCGCGGCCAGGTCGAACCGGACGAGGACGTGCTCGGTGACGGCGTCGCGTTCGCCGGCGTGGCCCGCTACCCGGCGCGCGTGAAGTGCGCACTGCTCGGGTGGATGGCGTTCAAGGACGCCGTGGCTCGTGCCGAGACCGGTCCCCAGAACGGCGCGGCGGGTACCGTCGAGCCGGAGGAGGCACACACATGA